One region of Pogoniulus pusillus isolate bPogPus1 chromosome 19, bPogPus1.pri, whole genome shotgun sequence genomic DNA includes:
- the LOC135183964 gene encoding actin-binding protein WASF3-like isoform X1 has translation MPLVKRNIEPRHLCRGALPEGVTSELECVTNSTLAAIIKQLGSLSRHAEDIFGELFNEANSFYMRMNSLQERVDLLVIKVTQLDSTVEEVSLQDINMRKAFKSSTVQNQQVVSRNSIPNPVMEMYQRCDKPPPLNILTPYRDDKKDGLKFYTDPSYFFNLWKEKMLQATEDKRKEKRRQKEQRLVEDSTREVKKVRKARNRRLEWNMMAYDKEFRPDNRFSPSPYHMVSSEGSLSPDNRSYASDVADHSYPASPNHPAQLLAPASHLAPSEHNEGVLVAATPQEHVYRPAAAAGSRQNSLNRLQQPHPPQPPEAILNGPRPHLVKDYGPQPMPMAEYFVPPAPPPPPPVIPSAQTAFDSPISAPPALAPGSAAPPSYTPSPPPAPPGPYSASPPQAGPMGPPVAPPPPPPGPPAIAASPAHSASPPAPTMEPRKPQIPLMPMSDARSDLLAAIRRGIQLRKVQEQWEQEAKKEPVGNDVATILSRRIAVEYSESDDDSELDDNEWSD, from the exons ATGCCGCTGGTGAAGAGGAACATCGAGCCCCGGCACCTATGCCGGGGGGCTCTTCCCGAGGGGGTGACAAGTGAGCTGGAGTGTGTCACCAACAGCACACTGGCTGCCATCATCAAGCAGCTGGGCAGCCTCA GCAGGCATGCAGAGGACATCTTTGGTGAGCTGTTCAATGAAGCCAACAGTTTCTACATGCGGATGAACTCGCTACAGGAGAGGGTGGACCTGCTGGTCATCAAGGTGACACAGCTGGACTCCACCGTGGAGGAAG TTTCACTGCAGGACATCAACATGCGGAAAGCCTTCAAGAGCTCCACGGTGCAGAACCAGCAGGTCGTGTCTCGCAACTCCATCCCCAACCCAGTGATGGAGATGTACCAGCGCTGTGACAAGCCCCCACCACTCAACATCCTCACACCCTACAG GGATGACAAAAAAGATGGCCTCAAGTTCTACACTGACCCCTCGTATTTCTTCAACTTATGGAAGGAGAAAATGTTGCAGGCAACAGAAGATAAGAGAAAGGAGAAGCGCAGGCAGAAG GAGCAGCGGCTGGTGGAAGACTCCACTCGAGAGGTGAAGAAAGTGAGGAAAGCCCGGAACCGGCGCCTGGAGTGGAACATGATGGCGTATGATAAAGAGTTCCGACCTGATAACAGGTTCTCACCATCCCCCTATCACATGGTGTCATCGGAAGGATCACTGTCCCCAGATAATAG ATCTTACGCTTCAGATGTGGCTGACCACTCGTACCCGGCAAGCCCCAACCACCCCGCacagctgctggccccagcGTCTCACCTGGCCCCATCGGAGCACAAtgagggggtgctggtggctgccacCCCCCAGGAGCATGTCTAccgcccagctgcagcagcaggcagccggCAGAACAGCCTCAACCGCCTCCAGCAGCCCCACCCACCACAGCCCCCAGAAGCTATCCTCAATGGGCCAAGACCTCACTTAGTCAAGGATTACGG CCCACAGCCGATGCCAATGGCAGAGTACTTtgtgccccctgccccacctcccccacccccagtcATCCCCTCTGCTCAGACCGCCTTCGACAGCCCCATCTCAGCTCCCCCTGCACTGGCCCCCggctcagctgctcccccaTCCTACACACCCTCACCACCCCCTGCACCCCCTGGTCCCTACTCCGCTTCCCCACCGCAGGCCGGCCCCATGGGACCCCCAGTGGccccaccacctccaccacctgGTCCCCCTGCCATTGCCGCCTCACCTGCGCACTCGGCATCACCGCCGGCACCCACCATGGAGCCCCGGAAGCCGCAGATCCCACTGATGCCCATGAGCGATGCCCGGAGCGACCTGCTGGCAGCCATCCGTAGGG GAATCCAACTCCGGAAAGTTCAGGAGCAGTGGGAGCAAGAGGCCAAAAAAGAGCCCGTGGGCAATGACGTGGCAACGATCCTGTCCCGCCGGATCGCGGTGGAGTACAGCGAGTCTGACGATGACTCCGAGCTGGACGATAACGAGTGGTCGGACTGA
- the LOC135183964 gene encoding actin-binding protein WASF3-like isoform X2, whose translation MPLVKRNIEPRHLCRGALPEGVTSELECVTNSTLAAIIKQLGSLSRHAEDIFGELFNEANSFYMRMNSLQERVDLLVIKVTQLDSTVEEVSLQDINMRKAFKSSTVQNQQVVSRNSIPNPVMEMYQRCDKPPPLNILTPYRDDKKDGLKFYTDPSYFFNLWKEKMLQATEDKRKEKRRQKEQRLVEDSTREVKKVRKARNRRLEWNMMAYDKEFRPDNRSYASDVADHSYPASPNHPAQLLAPASHLAPSEHNEGVLVAATPQEHVYRPAAAAGSRQNSLNRLQQPHPPQPPEAILNGPRPHLVKDYGPQPMPMAEYFVPPAPPPPPPVIPSAQTAFDSPISAPPALAPGSAAPPSYTPSPPPAPPGPYSASPPQAGPMGPPVAPPPPPPGPPAIAASPAHSASPPAPTMEPRKPQIPLMPMSDARSDLLAAIRRGIQLRKVQEQWEQEAKKEPVGNDVATILSRRIAVEYSESDDDSELDDNEWSD comes from the exons ATGCCGCTGGTGAAGAGGAACATCGAGCCCCGGCACCTATGCCGGGGGGCTCTTCCCGAGGGGGTGACAAGTGAGCTGGAGTGTGTCACCAACAGCACACTGGCTGCCATCATCAAGCAGCTGGGCAGCCTCA GCAGGCATGCAGAGGACATCTTTGGTGAGCTGTTCAATGAAGCCAACAGTTTCTACATGCGGATGAACTCGCTACAGGAGAGGGTGGACCTGCTGGTCATCAAGGTGACACAGCTGGACTCCACCGTGGAGGAAG TTTCACTGCAGGACATCAACATGCGGAAAGCCTTCAAGAGCTCCACGGTGCAGAACCAGCAGGTCGTGTCTCGCAACTCCATCCCCAACCCAGTGATGGAGATGTACCAGCGCTGTGACAAGCCCCCACCACTCAACATCCTCACACCCTACAG GGATGACAAAAAAGATGGCCTCAAGTTCTACACTGACCCCTCGTATTTCTTCAACTTATGGAAGGAGAAAATGTTGCAGGCAACAGAAGATAAGAGAAAGGAGAAGCGCAGGCAGAAG GAGCAGCGGCTGGTGGAAGACTCCACTCGAGAGGTGAAGAAAGTGAGGAAAGCCCGGAACCGGCGCCTGGAGTGGAACATGATGGCGTATGATAAAGAGTTCCGACCTGATAACAG ATCTTACGCTTCAGATGTGGCTGACCACTCGTACCCGGCAAGCCCCAACCACCCCGCacagctgctggccccagcGTCTCACCTGGCCCCATCGGAGCACAAtgagggggtgctggtggctgccacCCCCCAGGAGCATGTCTAccgcccagctgcagcagcaggcagccggCAGAACAGCCTCAACCGCCTCCAGCAGCCCCACCCACCACAGCCCCCAGAAGCTATCCTCAATGGGCCAAGACCTCACTTAGTCAAGGATTACGG CCCACAGCCGATGCCAATGGCAGAGTACTTtgtgccccctgccccacctcccccacccccagtcATCCCCTCTGCTCAGACCGCCTTCGACAGCCCCATCTCAGCTCCCCCTGCACTGGCCCCCggctcagctgctcccccaTCCTACACACCCTCACCACCCCCTGCACCCCCTGGTCCCTACTCCGCTTCCCCACCGCAGGCCGGCCCCATGGGACCCCCAGTGGccccaccacctccaccacctgGTCCCCCTGCCATTGCCGCCTCACCTGCGCACTCGGCATCACCGCCGGCACCCACCATGGAGCCCCGGAAGCCGCAGATCCCACTGATGCCCATGAGCGATGCCCGGAGCGACCTGCTGGCAGCCATCCGTAGGG GAATCCAACTCCGGAAAGTTCAGGAGCAGTGGGAGCAAGAGGCCAAAAAAGAGCCCGTGGGCAATGACGTGGCAACGATCCTGTCCCGCCGGATCGCGGTGGAGTACAGCGAGTCTGACGATGACTCCGAGCTGGACGATAACGAGTGGTCGGACTGA